The genomic region GCGCCTCCGGGAAACGTGGCGAGGTTGGGCAATGGGTTCAAGTGCAGCTGGGGGAAGGGACTCTCCCACGCATGAACATGCCGAGCGGGTGGGAATGAGCATTGTTTCCATAGGGAAACGGGCTAAATACGCCCGCATCCCCGCGTGCCCTCGGGGGGCTGGAGCAACACCCTGACAACAGCCTGAGCCCTCCACTTTGGCTGATTCAATATTCCCATCCTGCAAGAGCTTTCATCCTCCCTCTGCTTTCATCCTCCCTCCGCAGCGGCTTCCAGGCTGCACCCTGACCGGAGGAGAAAGGTCTCTGGGGCAGCGCGGTGTTCGCCCTGCCCAGGTGCAAGCAGCCTCAGCCTATGGCTACCAAGGCCTGGCTTGAGCAGGGCATTATTCATCTTGGCTCAGAAAGGCATTTCCTTGCCCTGCCTTGGCTCTTCTGGCTGGCCAGTGATGAAGTGGGGACACCTCATACCCAGATCAGCAGCTTGGAATTGGACCCCAGGTGCCAAAACCCAGCACAGGGCTCCCCTCATCTCGCCATCCCCATGAACAGGGACCAGaattccccctccccccccctcccccccgcccccgaGCAGCAGGAAACCAGCAAACCCAATGCTCAGAGGATAAGCTGGCCTGGGAGTGGGCGGTGGGAGGAGAATTTAGCAAATTCCCACTCTCGCCTTCTCATCTGAGGAGGAAGATTTATCCCTAGGGTTAGATATCTTGAAAGGAGAAGGTGCCTGAGGTTTTttgcatgctggggaggggagcagggctgcatCTGCCTGTGGAGAGCATGAGGAGTGTTACAGTCCCTTGTACAGCTGTCCTTGGTGCGAGGTCGTGCAGTGAACTTCAGTGCATCTGGAGGAGTATAGAGAGTGGTCTGTGCTGGGTCTCccacagagagaggagaggggtTCCTTGGAGTGCAATGGGGAGGTCAGGCTGGAGTGAACTAGCAGCAAATTGATGGCTGACTCCTTCCAGCAAGCAGTATGGGAAGTGGGGAGTGTTATCCCACCCTCTGCTTTTGGGTTGGTTCCCCTCGCATCTCTGACAGTTGCAGTTCTGCATGAGGCAGAGAAAAATGGGGAACCCCCACCAGGGGTTTCCagccctccttctcctccatcATCCCCCTGCCAAGGCCAGATGCTTTAGCAGTGCGTGCAGAAAAGTCCATTGTAGGCAGTTTTTTAAATAACTTGCCTAGAAAGGAAATTTCTGCACTTGGAAGCTGGCTCCTGCCCCAGTCTGGGCACATCCctgctattttttatttaaatccagCTTGAGGAGCATGAGGAGGGGGTGTGAGGGCTGATGTTGGATCTTTATAAGTCTttgaccctttttttttctcctgtcatCTGGAGTGAGAGATGTCATGTGTTGAAATCCTGGCTGGAGTTTTCCCAGGCTCCTTCCTCGGATGCTTCtatggctgtgctggctgtgggacTGGAGACAGGGGTCTCAAGAGGCTCTGGGGTCACCATGGGCGGGCAAGTGACTCCCAGGATACCAGATGCTGAGGATCAGGCACTGTGCTTAAAAATGATCCCTGGGGAGTGCATGGATTTCTGTCACAGCTTGCTGGTGCGGGGCACAGGATGTATTTGAGAAGGAGTCCATAGGCATCTGCAGCCCTCAGGCTGCCTGTATGTGCCCTgcagtgggttttttccctttccccccattGTGGCCTTATTTCCTTTCCTGGCAAAATATTTGCGTCCTGTGTAAGGGAAATCCAGTGGCTTTTGGCGGTCAGTATCATACAGACAGGAATGTCTTGGCACACAGGGCTTTCCATTAGGAAAACAGATGTTTCTGCAGCAACTGAGGTTTGCAAAGAGCTTCCCCAGGCTCGGAGGGGCAGGAGTCAGCGAGGCGAGTGGTATGATCTGCAACGCCTGTCCTGCTTGTTCTCCTGTTTTGGGAGTGATTTGGTTCTCCACATCCTGCCATGCGACATTGTCACCAGGCTTGGTTCATACCCTAGAATGTGGGAAGTAAAGGCATGAAGGGACCAGCCTGGGGGAGTGCTGGTGATCCAGCCAGGCACTTACACTGAGCAATGCCTGATCCTATtgccctgccagcagccttcCAGGTCTTGAAGGATGCTCTGGGATCAGATCTGCAACCAATCCCTCCAGTTCCTTGCTTGGTCCTTGTTCCCACAGAAAATAGCAACACAAGTTCCCTGGATTTATTTCCCTGAGGGGGTGGTGGCTGGTGGGAGCCATAAGTTGTTGGTCGCTGACGGCCGTGTCCCCAGGTCACGGTTCCCTGCAGGATGTTCTCCCATACCATGCTCTTCATCAAGCAGCTTAGGACACCTGTAGCCACCACAGTGACACCTCTTCCAGGTTGGGCTGGGACACGGGGCCCCTGGGTCGCCTCAACCCCCTGtgctctctctcccccccaGGCTTACCTGCGAGCGGTGGATGTGAagatcctgcagcagctggtggTGGTGAACGAGGGCATCGAGGCTGTGAagtggctgctggaggagcGGAGCACCCTGACCAGCcgctgcagcagcctggccagcAGCCAGTACAGCCTGGTGGAGAGCCAGGAGGCCTCACGGCGgggcagctgggacagcctGCAGGACCCCAACGACAGGCTGGACAGCATCTCCGTTGGCAGCTACCTGGACACCTTGGCTGATGACATGGATGAGTACTCCCACAATGCTGCTGAAACTGCCGCTGCATCCACATCGGGCAGAGCcctggccagggcagagcaggattGGGTCAGGATCGACCCCGAGAGGGGTCTTGCAAAGCAAGAGAAGGACAAAGAGGAACATGAGTGGCCCCATGTGGACCTCTCCCCACCTGCGTTGCCCCAGGATCACTGGTTTGCTAAGGAGCCCCAGGTGGCCAATGGGTATTTGGGCCAGCAGTCCCCCTCTCTGGAACCAGACAGAGACACCAGATCACTGCCAGGGGCCAGGGAGAGGTTGGGGAAGGGAAATCCAGATGGGAAGGCTTGGAAAGCTGAGGCTGACCTTGAGAACTGCAAACTCAACAGCAAACTGCACCTGGAGTACGATGCCCATTGGCGCTGGCTCCAGTCACAGGATGATGTGACATTCTTATAGCCCATGGCTTCACCTTCCCagtccagctctcccagcagcccACTCTGCTTCACTTGTCTGTGCTTGGGAGAGTTGGggtggctggagagggggaCCAGGCTGGCTTGGTGGTGTTGCACTGTTTCTCTGATGGCCCCAATAGCATTTGGTGATGCAGCCATAAGGGATTGGGTGGCTGCCCTGCAGCATATTTCTGGGAGAGGAGGGGTGAGGTGGGTCCTGGTAGATTTAATCCTTTGCTCTAGGGTATTGCTTGCAGGTGGCTGGACACCCCTCCGTTGTCCTTGGTGGTGGTGGGTAAACCTGGGACAGTGGTGTTCCTGGGATGTCTCCCTCTAGTCCTCAGCTTCCTGTGTGCAAAAACTGGGGACCCTTCCCCTAAAATGACTACCCTGAGAGGACAGGAGACACTGCCATGCATCCACAGTTTGGTGGCACCAGCATGCTCAGTGTGGGGCAGCACCATCAGCAGGGCATCCCTGTTGGATCTGCTCATTTCCATCATTGTCTTCAAGGCCAGTGTCCATCCAGGGCAGAGTAGACCTGGATGGGGTTTGGCCCCAGTGCATGGTGGATGCCAAAAAACCCTTCCCTGTGGGTGAAGCCCTGCCTGGTTTAGATGCCTCTGTGAAGCCACTCTGAGGTGGGGCTGGGGAGCCTCTGTCCGTGCCCTGCAGAGGAAGGATGGTGGTGCAGACTTCCCGATGTGATGACATGAGTATGATAAAGCACTGGGTGGGAAATGGAAATCCAGTTCTCCCAGTTTGTTCCTGGACTGTCTTCCACCTTGGGAGCAGTCCTGCAGAATCCCTGGGATGTGGCAGTGCACGGGCAGCCTGGCGGAGCCTGCAGGGCTCAGACTCAGAGAGGCTCCTGTTCTCCCCTGACATGGTGTGATGGTGGTAAAGGCTCGGTTTCTCTGGCTGTGTGATGAGTGGTGCCAGGTCTGTGCCTCCTACCAGTAACCAGAAACATGATGCTGCTCCTTCAGAGTGGATTTGCAGTGACTCTGCCCTTGGAgacatttctgtctttttagtCTTGGCTTCTGCCCGTGCCTTTTGTTGTCCCCACCACGCCTTCCAGCACGCCCCTTGCTGGCTTGTAGAGCATGGCTTGCAGCTGGAGCTATGTGTGAGCTTGGGCAGGACCTTCTGCCTTCACCTGATGATGCAGGAAAGGACCTGAGCATCCTGATTTAAGGAGACAAGCTCTTCCACATTTGTGGATAAGCCTGGAGTGTCCTGACTTCAGAACCCATGGGTACATCTGTCCCCAGCCAAGTGCTGTGACGACTTTGCTCTCACCATCATGCTGTTGTTCCCTTACCTGCATGGGTCACAGCTTGGATCTGTCTGTGCTGGGATGGTAGGAGTGAGGACATTGTCTCATGATGTCAGGGGGAAGCTAACGGAGAGGGAGGTGACTGGCTGTGACTTTCCAGATGTGAGATGTGAGCTGGCTGTGGTTAGGAAGGTGGTGGGGTGCACAACAGGTTTGGCTTGGTGTCTGTGAAGCAGCACCTTCAGTGAAAATTACCCTCTGTTCTGAGAGCCCCCAAGCATCTTCCCCTGCAGATCCTCAGAACTTCCCTGGATGGatgtggagagcaggaaaatacCCAAAATTCTCAGAGATGGTACCTGCTGAGGACTTGGGTGAATCCCAGCAAACTGGGAGTGGGTTGCCCTATGCAACAAGCATCCATCTgcctgccctggagcagctgtgcttgGCTTGCCAGTGCCTGCGAGTAGCTTGTGGCTTCCTGTGTAGCTGTGCTGCTGACACTGAGCCACCATGTCCCCAAGGCTGTCTGTCCCCTGCTTTCCTGCTAACCCTGCATGCAATAAATCAGCTGAGGGTCCCTGGGGAGACAGGGTAAGTCCTTCGGCGCTGTTAAAATCATTCTCAACAAGAAATAGCTGGCTTAATAAATATGTTTCTCCCAGGCCATGCTGTCGGTGCTTTGCTGAGCTCACCAGTGTTTCTAGGGAAAGGGGAGAGGCTCTGGGATGGAATGCCATGGAGCCTCTGGCAGCCCTGCAGAAGGGCAGGTTGAGCCCCAGACCTGAAACAGGCATAGTCCAAGTGTCTGGGCATCTGTCCCTTCTCACATCAGTGATTTAAGTCACTTTTCCTGAAGCAGCTGGGTACTGGGGCACATCTGCTGGAAGCAAGGATGACTGTATTGATCTCAGCTGGACTATATATCAAACAGCACCTTTCACCTCTCCTGCCCCATATTTCCAAGGAAGATAATTTTAGCTGTTTGCCAGCCCAGTTAGCTGTGCTGGAGTCTTTGCTTCCTGTGTTCTGGGGTGGCAGCTTTGGTTCCTGTGGCTTCCTCCACTCAGGAGGTGCAGCTTGGATCTGGGTGTAGAGCAGAGacttctccagcccagctggggtgggagcagcacagctctgataTCAGACTGTTGGGATTTGCTCCTGGGTGGAGCCCTTTAAAACCACTAGAGCTGGTGCTCATGCAAACATCagcttttccaaagcaaatgCAATCGGCTTATCCAGCCTTGCCATTCCAGCCCCAGCATCCCTTCCGGCTCACAGCTTTGACACCAGAGCTTTTGACAATGGGAATTGGATGCTGGAGCAAGCAAGACTCAGCAGGATTTCCCCAGTTTCTGCTGGGCTGAGGtaaaaaacagaataatgaagaaaacctttgaaataaaatgcctGACCTATTCCTTTTACAAATCTAGATCTCAGCAGTTGGATAACCCTGTATTGCTGCAGAAGAACTTTTGCTGGGGCTTCCCTGGGCATGGACTCTTCAGCCTGGCTTACATCAGCCCGAGGTGCCCATAGTCCGAAAATCTATATATCCCCCAAATCTCAGCCCTAGGAGCTGGAGGGGTGGATGGGACCTTCTGGTTGTCTCCCTGCTCTGTCTCTGGACTGCCTGGGTGAGGGATCACCCATCTCTGGGTTTTGCCCAGGCACGTGCAGAGCCAACATCCCAAACCTCCCCTGGGGAAACACCCCGGGGACCTGCGTCTAGCTGAAGGGTGGGTGCAGAGCGCCTGTGGGTGGGAAACAGCCACAGCACGGATCTACAACCTCCCTCCTGGTCTGCCTGGCCCTgaccctgcctgctgctgcccttgaGCTGCTCTTGGGCTGTTCATGGCCGGTATCAGGTAAGAAAACAAGCAGATAAAGCAGGCGGGATCCCAGCCGTGCCAGAAAACACCCACCTCTGTTACAATAAAAACACCAGCaagccaattttttttcctagatatACACAGAGATTAGACTGCCTTAACGAGGCAGTGAAACACTTCAATAGCTCTCCTTGCTTGTTATTAAAATGTCCCCTGGGCTTTCCCTTCCCTGTATTCGGCTCAGCTCCAAAAGGGCCTGTCCCCAGAGAAATGCAGCCATTTAAGTGATTTCTGTTAGTTCCTGTGGGGAGGAAgcatgaaaatttcattttctcaggGGAAAAGGAGCATAGTCCCCATGGTCGGAAGGGAGGTGTCCAATCTCCCAAACTCTGGGGCCTTTGGTCTGGCAGCCCTGTGGCCCCACACCACCCCGTGGGATCACTGGCATGGGAAGCATCACTGTGGGGTGACCCTGGGGGTGGGTGCAGGGAGTGTGTGGGTGCAAGCACAGCCTGTGGAGCTGGCTTGGATCACAGCGCCTCCACCCTCCTCTTATCTGGAGACTGATGCTCCCTGTTGACCCTTGTACTGTTCCCTGTGCAGCTCCCACACACCCCAGTTATCTGTAACCCtttctggggagcagagctgttttTGTGCTGCCTGACCCATTGCAGACAGTGTGGGGCAGGAGAGGCAAACAAATGGGACAGGAAAGGCTAAGTGTAGCCCCCAACCCCTTCTCTCAGCCCACCCTGTTTTAGCAGTGGGGATGTTCTGATGGTCTCCTGGGCAAGACTGAAGTGTTGGTGCTGGTTGCAGCTAAGTGGTGATCCTCAGATCCCCAGGAAGAACTCCATGATGCAAAAGCTGCCTCCAGTTTAGGACAGTGGAATTCAGTCCACTCCTCTGGGGTGTGATACCCAGGCTGGCCCCATTGCCCAGCTCTCCTCCAGCCAGAGCCCTCACCCAGCCTGCTCCCCACAGTGCCCAGGAACCCCCAGTACTGGATTAAATCAGCCCAGTGTAGGATTCTTGTGTCCCAAGTTTCCAGATGACCTCCAGCTTCTccttcccactgccccaggttCAGAGGTCTCTAAAGAACCTCCTACAGGTTTTGTGCAAAGAGAACAAGAGATATCGCCCTCCCTGTGCCTGTTTTCTGCTGAACCTCTACTACACCCTGGAGAAGCCACAGTGGACAGGGGATgctctgcccagggaagctcaAACACCAAGTGGGGTTTCCTGGTAACCTCCTGCCTTGTCCCCACTTTTGGGAACTCCCTCTTGAGATTCTTGATGTCTGCACCTGAGTGATTGTGAGGCTGCTGAACTGGGGTACAGAATCAGAGCATGAACCAGGAACAAGCTGAGCCTTTGGGAAATGCCTCCCCAGGCTGTTTGttccctgccaggggctggcagcaggcCAGGCCTTTGCTTTGGAGAATAATTCGCTGGCTTTACAGCTTCCCTGCACTCCTTGGGAGTGAAAAACAAGTGTGACCACTCAGGGCCTCGTGGGCGTGTGGACATGGGTGGGTGACAAGGACAGGCTCAGGGCTccattccctgcctgctccagcccagccaggggctgggagGAAGTGGTGGCACAGGTCTCCTCTTGCTCCTCCCTGGGTGCTGGGAACCCACCCTGGCCCATCAGCATCCCTGGAATGCCACCTTCTTCCCACTTCCATCACCCATTGCTAGGCAAGGATCCCTCTACACCTCCTGCGCAGGACTTGGATCTGTGGATGTCCTGCTCAGTGCCACCCCAGGGGTGACAACCAAAACCTGTGGGTGCCCAGGAGATGTGTGCTTCTgccaccagctctgccttgctcGCCAGTGgggagcagaagaaaaatctgaattgaTCTTCTGAGAAATTAATCTTCTTTCCCTGTCTTAGCTCAGTCTGACCTAGAAGAACTACCACCCCCGGGTTGGACTTTTTCCCCCTGTGGGGTGTTGAAAGGGAAAATTACCGCAAAGGTATTGCAAAGAAGCTGTGGGAGACAGGGACCAGGCCTCCAGCAGGGCAAagtgggcaggcagggctggaatggTTTTAGGCAGGATTTGCCAGCTGCCCTCTCCTGTGAGACCCTCTGATCTGGGGTGGGTGGACAGAGAAAATTTAATCTGCCTAACCATGGGCAGCGAAGCACAAATAGTAAAAGGTCAAGAGCTGTGTTGGGTTCCTCCTGGCAGGGGGACTTTTGGCTGGAGAGAAGTGAAAGTGGAGCTATTGGAGAGGGAAATGGCAGTGGGAacaaagcagctgcagtgctcATGCCTTCCCTTGGTGGCTGTGGTCCTGGGATGGTGACAGGGACTGGGGCTGAGTGGAAAGACAGCACTGATCaccaaggcagggacaggaggtgAAATACACCTCTCCAGAACCTGCTCCTGCCAAACTTTCCACACCAAACCTTCCACTGCCCCACATCACATGCTTTCTTCTCAGTCCCTTTCAGTCCCAGGGATGAAGCCTGGATGGCTCAAATGCCATCTGTGGCTTTGCAGGCACAGGCTAGGTGAGGGAAACCAGGCACACCAGCACCAAAATGATCCCGACAAAATGCTGAAGCTCACATCCTGGGGGTTACATCCAAGAAAAAGCTTCCTCAGGTTTTAAAGCTCATCAGCTTCCCTGTGAAGGACTCTGCTCCTGGGCTGAAGAGCCAggagccccttccctgctccctccctgcctcagcTTCCCTTTTGTAAAGTTGGGGAAGgtagaaaggaaagaaaacctcaGTCTCCTCTTGTGCCTGTGGACTTTCTTGTAGCTGTGCTGTGGGGTTGGCTCCTGTTCCACAAGCCTTGGAGGAGACCAGGGAGGCCAGGCAGTTTTTCTGGTGCTTATCCATGTGTCTCTGTATGTCTGCCTGGCCCTCCTTGTCAGAGTGCAGCACCTCTGGCTGCCCTACACATTCTGCAAAGGGGTCTGGAGTCCAGAACCATCcccagctggtgtctgtgcagtgcagtgctgggagccaaAAGGTTTTGAGGCAGTTTTGGGCAGCAGCCCCCATTTTGGAGGCTCAGCCAAGTCTCCAAAGTCTcagggcaggaggtgcaggCAGTGTGAACAGCAGGGATTATGGCTGCTATAAAAAGCACCAGCATctctcatccctgctccctAAGGCGCTtaggggaggaaggagggaattAAAGAGCAACCTCCTGCACGGAAGaggtgcagggatgggagcagtcAGAATAGCCAGGCACACTCATGAGACCCCTTCCTCCTCAgcatccccaaaaatcctcccttGGGCAAAGAAGCCCCCTCCATGCTCTTCCTGGATCCCTGCTGTTGGATCGCCAGAAACTTGTCCCCTGCTCggaggtttgggggggggggggggggggggaaggagagggCTGAAGGGGACAGCTGAACCTGGAGAGGGGGTCCTGGTGGGTGAGAAGAGCACACGAGGATGCTGTACCATTTGCACGCCCCAAAAACATGGAGCACTTGCCCATCCTCACAGCCTCGCTCATCTGCCTGGTCCTGTCCTGCCACCCGGCTTCAAAGGTCCTCTGAGGATACTGGAGATGTCCTCCAAAATGCAGTCAGCTGCATGGGTGCATGGCTGGACAGGAAAACACTGAATTCTTGGAGGGACAGGGGTTGTTGCAGTCAAAAGCAATGCTCTGCCTCCAGTGTCTGGAGGGAAAATGGCTCTGTGGTCTTGGGACTCTGACAGTCTCACAATCAGCCTCAGAGCTCAGCACTAGTGTGAGGTCTGGTGACATGTTTGGGGACAAAGTAGGGGGAAGGCAGGTGCCAGAAGATGGCAATgatgcagggatgggggatgtGAAGGAAGGTGGTGTGGGAAACAGCTGTCCTCTGTGGTATGCCCCCGTTCGAGGCAGGTTCCAAAAGCAGCCACGGGGTCCCGCAGAGCTCTGGTGCCAGCCCTGGTTCCTGGCATTGAGCAGGTGTGACCCCACAGCTCAGGGAGGTGGTTGGTGAGGTCGGTGTTTCCCCTCACCATGGACACTGCCGTGGCATCACCCAGTGCTTGGTCAGTCCTGCAGATGGACACAGCACCAGGATCCCTCCTGGCACCTCTGCAAACGAGGGGCTTCAAAGAGGCTGAGGGgagggggctgagggcacttCCTCGCCAGCCCCTTCCCAGAATGGCTCGGTCTGGCGGACCCCGGTGCAGGTGGCCacaggagggagctgggctccttccttctgctcctgctcGGAGGACAGTGGCCTCGGGGGGGTGACAGCCACGCCAGCCGTGGGTGCGAGTTGCCGCTTGGTGCAGGAGCATCTCCTGGGGTAAAGCCACGTCCTGTGGGACCCCAAATGTCTTAGGAAGGGAGCAAGACCCCAGCTGGAGTGCAGGTGGCTGCCTCCATGCCAGGGGAGCCTCCACCTTATTTCCAGCAGCTGGTGGGTGATGGGGCCGCAGTGCAGATGAGTCACTGGGCTGTTGCTGCAGCCGTGGGGGGACCAGGGGTTCCCAGTGAGTGGcatgtccccatggcagggaccaGGCTGTGAGCAGTGCCAGTGTGAGACACAGTGTCTCACTGTCCCTCCACCCGAGCAGTGGCCAGAGGCACCAGGGTGACCCTGATGTCCAGCCTGCTGATGCTGAAAGAGCAGGGGAGCAAGCAAACCAGCCCCCTCCTGTACAACCTCCTGTCCCCCAGGAATCTGCACCTTCCCAGTTTCTCCGGCCCACAGCCAGCTTCGGTGCTGTAACCTTATTCCCAGGGGGTGAGAGTTTCGGCTGGGATCATGCCCCAGCATCCCCCTCATGCTGCCAGGGCATCGCTGTCCAGCTCCCCTCCACAGCCCCGGCAGCACAGGGGAAGCCTGGCAGGTGCCAGAGCAGCCACGTTACAAACccaggactgaaaaaaaccagaGAGAAATGATGGTGGCAGAACCCTGTCTGATCAGAAATGGTTAATTACGGGGGGGAGGTCTGAGCTACTGTCCTCTACCTCTGCTTGCTGAAAAGCCGACAAAGCCCCAGCATGGGACTGCTGGTAATGGCTCTCATTAAAGCCTTTGGAGCAGGAGTTTGAAACCACATCCATTTTCCTTAACCACTTTCAGAAGGGGAAAATGCTGTTCTGGCCCCTGCTATTTGTGGTGTGCTGGGTACTTCAGGCTGGGAAAAGTCAGGATTTGTCTCCCTGaatgcagaggcagcagcctATACCATAGCTTTTCTCAAGACTGACTCTGTGGCACATCGgtataacctttttttttaagttcaggGAAGATGTAGAGAGTAAAGGGATCTTCATAAGGGAGAGGCACAAGGAATGAGCTGGGTCCCAGTGCCTTCACTCTGCTATACAGAGAAATTATGTATCCTGGTTTCAAACCCTTAGTGGGGTAagagctgattttaaaatagcaaTGAAGCCGTCAGGATGCTCCTTTTTTTCACATGGTTTGGGAGCTTGCCCCTCACATTTGCTGTTGCTGCCTTCCCCTGAGCCCCTTAAACAGCGAGGAGCAGGAATGTGCCTGGAGTTACAAAAGGGAAAGAATGTCTTTGGGCAGAGAGAGGGTCAATTTTGGTTGGTGGTGCTCTGGCTGGGAAGAGGAAGGCATCCAGGGAGAAGAAGGAGGTCTCCCTGCTCCATCAATGCACGTGGAGCTGACCCCAGTAGAGAGCCAGCACACCGTGGGGTGGCAGGAAGTTTGGAGGTGGTCATGCTGGGATGAGTCTGAAGGATGCAGACATGTAAGGCCTATTTTCCCCCATGAAGAGTTCGGATTTCATGCAGATGGGTCCCTGTCCTCCTCTCCAGTGACATTCCTCAGAAAAAGGGGATGTACCCAGTTCCAACAGGGCTGCTCCCTGTCAGGGGGTGCTGAGCTCAAGCAGAGATGTGGTGGAGGGAACGTGATGGCCCCAGGCATAGAGGAATAAGGCTTCCTGGGAAGTTTGGGCTGTTAactctgctgtcccagagctAAGGACACACCTGGTGAAAAGGGCTGTGAGCTGGAGCTGCAAAACTAAAGGCAGGCGTGATAGCCCAGGCAGATCACCACTGTACTGGGGGATTTGGCCCCTGCTGACCTTTCTGTGCctttctgcagctcccagctccctgctgcatcCTGGGCCTGTCCCCAGAAATGCAGACACCCGCATTTCTCTGCAGCCCCCTTGTCTCCTTTGCCCTTTtccccaccccattcccacGGCACTGGACAGCTGCATGCCAAAGGACTTCCCGGCCTCTCTCCAGCTCATTTCTCTTGCAAGCTTTGTTTGGTGGGTGtattttgcatttgctttttcttttttgctattCACAGGGAACAAAGAGGGGGGGTCACAAACCCAAGGGCAGATGTCAGGACAGGGCTGACAAGCCTGGGAGAAGGCGTGATGCCACCCACCCTGGCAAGGTCCTTAAGAGGCTGGTAAAACCAGGGGGAGAAGGGCTTTGCTCCACGGTGCCGGCTCTGCccatcccttcctctccctgccccgtCCTGCAAGCTGCCTGCTGCACTGTCCCACTGCTCCATCCTTCCACTCCATCCCTCCTCTCCATCCCGCTGCTCCATCCCGCCTGGCCCGGACATGGCACAGGTCACGTCTGCTGTGGCAAGTGGCAAGTCTCGCTGATGGCAATGACCACGTCCTGAGGCTGGCGGTCCCGGTGCCGAGGCACCTCGGGCATCTCGCTCATCTCGTTGACACTGTTGCTGATGCAGTTGATGTCACTCTTGTTGCTGTTGTCATCTGGGCTGGGGCCAAAGATCCAGtctggaggaggaaaaagcacaaaacaagTCCCCAGTTACCTCTGGCTGTTCCCAGAGTGCAAGGTGGCTCGAAAATTGCTGCCTCCTGTTACATCCTACCTCAAGCTCTCGGTGCTTGCCCGTCCAGGAGTGTCCCTTGCCTACCCCTGCCCCTTCAGCTCCCTCCACTCCCCTGGTGCTGTAatctctgctcttcccagctctgggctgcttTTCAGGCTGCTGGCTTCTGGAAGCCCTCCCATCTGAGGCAGATGAAATCACCCTGTTAATCCCAAAAATGAGAGCGAAGTGCCTCCAAAGTGAAGTGCGCATCTGGGGTCTCTAGAAATGTATTTCCTGAAGTGGGCTTTTGCTGTCAGACAGagtaaattattaaataacTATGTGACATCTGAATGGGGCTGGAAATATGGCTAGGACAC from Cinclus cinclus chromosome 8, bCinCin1.1, whole genome shotgun sequence harbors:
- the LURAP1 gene encoding leucine rich adaptor protein 1, producing MEGGGEALPADLRDLAGKVGRRPPAVLLRGLRADAAPAPPAPPAPPATPAPARGAHPPLAERLRTLRLELAYLRAVDVKILQQLVVVNEGIEAVKWLLEERSTLTSRCSSLASSQYSLVESQEASRRGSWDSLQDPNDRLDSISVGSYLDTLADDMDEYSHNAAETAAASTSGRALARAEQDWVRIDPERGLAKQEKDKEEHEWPHVDLSPPALPQDHWFAKEPQVANGYLGQQSPSLEPDRDTRSLPGARERLGKGNPDGKAWKAEADLENCKLNSKLHLEYDAHWRWLQSQDDVTFL